The following proteins are co-located in the Castor canadensis chromosome 5, mCasCan1.hap1v2, whole genome shotgun sequence genome:
- the Nol4l gene encoding nucleolar protein 4-like isoform X4, with the protein MNDSTWMSADPHLASSLSPSQEERMRSPQNLHSQEDDDSSSESGSGNGSSTLNPSTSSSTQGDPAFPEMNGNGTAAPMDFTATAEDQPINLCDKLPPGSGLGTPSYASDGCGTDGLRSRVKYGVKNTPESPPYSSGSFDSIKTEVSGCPEDLTVGRAPTADDDDDDHDDHEDNDKMNDSEGMDPERLKAFNMFVRLFVDENLDRMVPISKQPKEKIQAIIESCSRQFPEFQERARKRIRTYLKSCRRMKKNGMEMTRPTPPHLTSAMAENILAAACESETRKAAKRMRLEIYQSSQDEPIALDKQHSRDSAAITHSTYSLPASSYSQDPVYVNGGLNYSYRGYGALSSNLQPSASLQTGNHSNGPTDLSMKGGASTTPTPPTPTPSSNSTSRTMSTAQLSPTEISAVRQLIAGYRESAAFLLRSADELENLILQQN; encoded by the exons ATGACTCCTCCTCTGAGAGTGGCAGTGGCAATGGCTCCTCCACCCTGAACCCATCCACGTCCAGCAGCACACAGGGCGACCCTGCCTTCCCAGAGATGAACGGCAACGGCACGGCAGCCCCCATGGACTTCACTGCCACTGCTGAGGATCAACCCATCAACCTGTGTGACAAGCTCCCGCCGGGGTCTGGGCTTGGCACACCCTCCTATGCCTCGGATGGCTGCGGCACTGACGGGCTACGGAGCCGTGTCAAGTACGGAGTGAAGAACACTCCTGAG TCCCCGCCCTACAGCTCTGGGAGTTTTGATTCTATCAAGACCGAGGTCAGTGGCTGCCCCGAGGACCTAACAGTAGGCCGGGCCCCCACAGCGGATGATGATGACGACGACCACGATGACCACGAGGACAATGACAAGATGAATGACTCTGAGGGCATGGACCCGGAGCGACTCAAGGCCTTCAAC ATGTTTGTGCGGCTCTTTGTGGATGAGAACCTCGACCGAATGGTGCCCATCTCCAAGCAGCCCAAGGAGAAGATCCAGGCCATCATCGAGTCCTGCAGCCGGCAGTTCCCCGAGTTCCAGGAGCGGGCCCGCAAGCGCATCCGCACATACCTCAAGTCCTGCCGTCGCATGAAGAAGAACGGCATGGAGATG ACCAGACCCACACCTCCCCACCTGACCTCGGCCATGGCAGAAAACATCCTGGCAGCTGCCTGTGAGAGCGAGACGAGAAAAGCAGCCAAAAGGATGCGCCTGGAGATCTACCAGTCCTCACAG GACGAGCCCATAGCCCTGGACAAGCAGCACTCCCGGGACTCCGCAGCCATAACCCACTCCACCTACTCACTGCCAGCCTCCTCCTACTCCCAGGACCCTGTGTACGTCAATGGCGGCCTCAACTACAGCTACCGTGGCTATGGGGCCTTGAGCAGCAACCTGCAGCCCTCAGCTTCCCTCCAGACAGGAAATCACAGTAATG GGCCCACGGACCTCAGTATGAAAGGCGGGGCCTCCACCACTCCCACCCCTCCAACGCCCACCCCCTCCAGCAACAGCACCAGCAGGACCATGTCCACTGCCCAGCTCAGCCCCACAGAGATCAGTGCTGTGCGGCAGCTCATCGCTGGCTACAGAGAGTCTGCGGCCTTCCTGCTGCGCTCTGCCGATGAACTGGAAAACCTCATTTTACAGCAGAACTGA